One genomic region from Pyrinomonadaceae bacterium encodes:
- a CDS encoding MFS transporter yields the protein MDSVSVETNRLNNRLLAAPIYCGWINLSVAALAMVGTLPGRTQGLGLITEPLLASLQMDRVLFARINLWATLIGALFCLGVGRFIDRFGGRMVLTVVTIALAAVVLLMSRAESILLIAILITLTRGFGQSALSVVSITIVGKWFVRRLNAAMAVYTVVLSVGFMIAFPVVGAMVIKSGWRSAWAAIGFCLLFGLAPLALLLVRSSPEACGLKTDEMRTEPQPDQSPAEGQTLGQALATPAFWVFGIASAIYGLIASGIALFNESILAERGFDASTYHRTLVIVALTSLVGNFFGGWLTTRWRMNRLLTLAMVLLAGSLLGLPHVKTQTHVVAYAVVMGLAGGFVIVIFFSFWSHTYGRAHLGKIQGAAQALTVLASAVGPLLLAESVARTQSYAAMFYVLTVVVIILAMGAWFVKLPSEKLEPGR from the coding sequence ATGGATTCAGTGAGCGTCGAAACCAACAGGCTGAATAATCGGCTATTAGCCGCCCCGATTTATTGCGGATGGATCAATCTGTCCGTGGCTGCGCTCGCTATGGTGGGGACCCTTCCGGGCCGAACGCAGGGACTCGGACTAATCACCGAACCGCTCCTCGCCAGTCTGCAAATGGATCGCGTGCTGTTCGCCCGCATCAATCTTTGGGCAACCCTAATTGGGGCGCTCTTTTGTCTCGGCGTAGGACGATTTATAGATCGTTTTGGCGGCCGGATGGTGCTGACGGTGGTTACCATTGCGCTCGCTGCAGTCGTTCTCTTGATGAGCCGCGCCGAGAGCATTCTCTTAATTGCAATCCTAATCACACTCACGCGCGGATTTGGCCAAAGCGCGCTTTCAGTCGTCAGTATTACGATTGTCGGAAAGTGGTTCGTCCGCCGGCTTAACGCGGCGATGGCGGTTTACACGGTAGTCTTGAGTGTTGGATTTATGATTGCTTTCCCCGTCGTGGGGGCCATGGTGATCAAATCAGGTTGGCGCTCTGCATGGGCCGCCATAGGTTTCTGCCTGCTGTTTGGATTGGCGCCGCTCGCGTTGCTGTTGGTTCGCAGTTCACCCGAAGCGTGTGGCCTGAAGACTGACGAGATGCGAACGGAACCGCAACCGGATCAGAGTCCGGCTGAAGGACAAACTCTCGGACAGGCGCTGGCAACGCCCGCTTTCTGGGTCTTCGGAATTGCCAGTGCGATTTACGGATTAATCGCTTCAGGCATCGCGCTATTTAATGAGTCGATTCTGGCTGAGAGAGGTTTCGACGCCTCCACATATCATCGGACTCTGGTAATCGTCGCGCTGACATCATTGGTGGGAAACTTTTTCGGAGGCTGGCTGACGACGCGCTGGAGGATGAACCGCCTTTTGACGCTGGCCATGGTTTTACTCGCCGGATCGCTCCTGGGCCTGCCGCACGTAAAAACTCAAACGCACGTGGTTGCGTATGCCGTGGTCATGGGACTAGCAGGCGGCTTTGTGATAGTCATCTTCTTTTCTTTCTGGAGTCACACTTACGGGCGGGCGCATCTCGGAAAGATTCAGGGAGCAGCCCAGGCGCTCACGGTCCTCGCCTCCGCGGTCGGCCCTCTGTTGCTGGCTGAAAGCGTGGCGCGTACCCAATCGTATGCGGCAATGTTCTATGTGTTGACGGTGGTGGTGATCATACTGGCGATGGGCGCGTGGTTCGTTAAGCTTCCGAGCGAGAAGTTAGAACCGGGGCGGTAG
- a CDS encoding aldehyde dehydrogenase family protein yields MISIPILRKGEPYTSLDVVRVPHHRTREPFVEISQANAGLIRRDLLDQRSARAALTKFSTAELVEICARAAGHFLNDVLPLGALPQSPDDYVQQVSATTGLPHTLARRNMVKVGTMLAEMGGVLHGLTRNLDWGILDRGFGEFEGHALSFFPRGESLGAVLPNNSPGVHSLWIPAFALKIPLILKPGGAEPWTPFRIIQALIRAGGPREAFSFYPTDHAGAGEILRHCGRGMVFGDSSTTGIWEGDTRIEIHGPGYSKIVIGEDCVDDWEQYLDVMVDSIAQNSGRSCINASGVWTPRHAEKISHALAERLARIVPRAADDETAQLAPFTDKGVAARISTIIDQGLSEPGASDVSATARRTDRLLEWEGCSYLLPTIIHCEDATHPLANREFLFPFASVVNVSQDQIPDSLGPSLVVTAITNDPKLVQKLVASPNVDRLNLGAVPTNHVSWDQPHEGNLFEHLYARRAFQRAASA; encoded by the coding sequence ATGATTTCGATACCAATCCTTCGCAAAGGTGAACCCTACACGAGTCTCGACGTAGTTCGTGTTCCGCATCATCGCACGCGCGAACCATTTGTTGAGATCAGCCAGGCGAACGCTGGACTGATTCGCCGCGACTTGCTGGATCAACGGAGCGCTCGCGCCGCACTGACAAAATTCTCCACCGCTGAACTTGTCGAAATCTGCGCGCGTGCTGCGGGCCACTTTCTGAACGACGTGCTTCCGCTCGGCGCGCTGCCTCAGTCGCCAGATGATTATGTGCAGCAGGTCTCCGCGACAACCGGATTGCCTCACACCCTGGCGCGGCGGAACATGGTGAAGGTCGGAACGATGCTGGCAGAGATGGGAGGCGTCCTTCACGGTCTGACCAGAAATCTCGACTGGGGAATTCTCGATCGAGGGTTCGGAGAGTTCGAAGGGCATGCGCTGAGTTTCTTCCCGCGTGGAGAATCGCTTGGCGCGGTGTTGCCGAACAATTCGCCGGGTGTTCATTCATTATGGATTCCCGCGTTTGCATTGAAGATTCCGCTGATTCTGAAACCTGGCGGGGCTGAACCCTGGACGCCTTTCCGGATCATTCAAGCGTTGATTCGAGCCGGCGGCCCGCGCGAGGCATTCAGTTTTTACCCGACCGATCACGCAGGCGCCGGTGAGATTCTGCGCCATTGCGGCCGCGGCATGGTCTTCGGCGACAGCTCAACGACCGGTATTTGGGAAGGCGATACGCGCATCGAGATTCATGGTCCCGGTTACAGCAAGATCGTGATCGGTGAAGACTGCGTCGATGACTGGGAACAATATCTTGACGTGATGGTCGATTCGATCGCTCAGAACAGCGGACGCTCCTGTATCAACGCGTCCGGTGTTTGGACTCCACGTCATGCTGAAAAGATTAGTCACGCGCTGGCTGAGCGGCTTGCCAGAATCGTTCCGCGCGCGGCAGACGACGAAACTGCGCAACTCGCGCCTTTCACCGACAAGGGCGTTGCCGCGCGGATTTCGACAATCATCGATCAAGGATTGAGCGAGCCGGGCGCCAGCGACGTGAGCGCGACCGCCCGTCGAACTGATCGGCTGCTGGAATGGGAAGGCTGTTCATATCTGTTGCCGACGATCATTCACTGTGAAGACGCAACACATCCGCTCGCGAATCGAGAATTTCTTTTCCCGTTCGCCAGCGTCGTTAATGTCAGTCAGGATCAAATTCCCGACTCGCTCGGCCCCAGCTTGGTAGTGACTGCGATCACGAACGATCCGAAACTGGTGCAGAAACTGGTCGCCTCGCCGAACGTGGATCGGCTGAATCTCGGCGCTGTGCCTACGAACCACGTGAGTTGGGATCAGCCACACGAAGGCAATCTGTTTGAACATTTGTATGCTCGCCGGGCCTTTCAACGCGCTGCCTCCGCTTGA
- a CDS encoding thioesterase family protein, producing the protein MPASIELKRRLRWADADAAGRLHFPRIFEIVEEAESELVRCIGWPMNRSMGHDFPRVKIECEFRKVLSLDDSFRLRLSVGHLGRTSFRYDFQVFGADDELAIEGAMTIVALKDGKPTEIPASLRAALSADASYSA; encoded by the coding sequence ATGCCTGCATCCATTGAACTAAAGCGCCGACTGCGCTGGGCCGATGCCGACGCCGCCGGTCGCCTGCACTTCCCGCGTATTTTCGAAATCGTCGAAGAGGCCGAGAGCGAACTCGTTCGCTGTATCGGGTGGCCGATGAACCGAAGCATGGGACACGATTTTCCACGGGTGAAAATCGAGTGTGAGTTTCGGAAAGTACTCTCGCTGGACGATTCGTTTCGACTGAGGCTCTCAGTCGGCCACCTTGGGCGCACTTCGTTTCGTTACGATTTTCAGGTCTTCGGCGCCGATGACGAATTGGCAATCGAAGGTGCCATGACGATTGTGGCGTTAAAAGACGGGAAGCCGACTGAGATTCCCGCATCATTGCGCGCCGCATTGAGCGCCGACGCTTCGTACTCAGCTTAG
- a CDS encoding glycosyltransferase family 4 protein has translation MNICMLAGPFNALPPLDPGSRNPEGTRSTSFVVKILYLTGGAGRMYCGSCLRDNALATELIARGHDVMLLPVYTPTHTDEPNVSQNKVVLGGISAYLEQYVPFFRNAPAWLDKLWDSRAILDLASRRSISTNPKMLGEMTVSVLKGEDGFQRKEIHKLIDWLKSEPLPDVINLPYSLLLGLAGPLKRELNRPICCTLQGEDLFLDSLREPYREQALELIRSNIKHVDLFLPISEFYAEFMPGYLGIPAEKMRVVPIGINLHGFEKKEPVAKNGFTVGFLGRIAPEKGLHVLADAYKLFRKESNGAPARLEAAGWIAPECKPYLNDIQKGLAEAGLASEFSYRGVLDREEKIDFLRQLDVMSVPATYDEPKGVSLLEAMACGIPLVQPRRGAFTEIIEKTSGGLLVEPDDAQSLADALLQIFQDRPRAEEMGRQGALGVHQHYSAPHMADRALEAYESVIGTGAVARP, from the coding sequence TTGAACATTTGTATGCTCGCCGGGCCTTTCAACGCGCTGCCTCCGCTTGATCCGGGCAGCCGAAATCCTGAGGGAACGCGCAGCACAAGTTTTGTCGTGAAGATTCTCTATCTCACAGGTGGCGCCGGAAGGATGTACTGCGGCAGTTGTCTGCGCGACAACGCGCTGGCGACGGAGCTAATCGCGCGCGGGCATGACGTGATGCTGCTGCCGGTTTATACGCCAACCCACACCGACGAGCCGAATGTCAGTCAAAATAAAGTTGTTCTCGGCGGCATCAGCGCGTATCTCGAACAGTACGTCCCGTTTTTCCGCAACGCACCTGCGTGGCTCGATAAGCTTTGGGACTCACGAGCGATCTTGGACCTGGCATCCCGGCGGTCGATCTCAACCAATCCGAAAATGTTGGGCGAGATGACTGTCTCGGTTCTCAAGGGCGAAGACGGTTTCCAACGCAAAGAAATCCACAAACTGATCGATTGGCTCAAGAGCGAGCCGCTTCCTGACGTCATCAACCTTCCCTATTCGCTGCTGCTCGGTCTGGCTGGACCGCTCAAGCGTGAATTGAATCGACCGATTTGCTGCACGCTGCAGGGCGAGGATCTCTTTCTTGATAGCCTGCGAGAGCCATATCGTGAACAGGCGCTGGAGCTAATTCGCAGCAACATCAAGCACGTCGATCTTTTTCTTCCGATCAGCGAATTCTACGCCGAATTCATGCCCGGCTATCTCGGTATTCCTGCGGAGAAGATGCGCGTCGTGCCGATCGGGATAAACCTCCACGGCTTTGAAAAGAAAGAGCCTGTGGCGAAGAACGGTTTCACTGTGGGATTTCTCGGACGCATTGCTCCGGAAAAGGGACTGCACGTGCTCGCCGACGCCTACAAACTGTTTCGAAAAGAAAGCAACGGAGCGCCAGCACGTCTCGAGGCCGCGGGTTGGATTGCGCCCGAATGCAAACCGTATCTTAACGATATCCAAAAGGGTTTGGCAGAGGCGGGACTTGCTTCCGAGTTCAGTTATCGAGGCGTTCTGGACCGTGAAGAGAAGATCGACTTCCTCCGCCAACTGGATGTGATGTCGGTGCCGGCGACATACGACGAGCCAAAAGGCGTTTCGTTGCTCGAGGCGATGGCGTGCGGTATCCCGCTCGTGCAACCTCGCCGCGGAGCGTTCACCGAGATCATCGAGAAGACATCAGGCGGCCTGCTGGTTGAGCCGGACGATGCGCAAAGCCTGGCCGACGCCCTGCTTCAGATTTTCCAGGACCGCCCGCGCGCGGAAGAGATGGGCCGTCAGGGCGCGCTCGGCGTGCACCAGCATTACAGTGCGCCGCACATGGCTGATCGCGCGCTGGAAGCTTACGAGAGTGTGATAGGAACCGGGGCAGTAGCCCGACCGTAA